One Bradyrhizobium sp. CCGB12 genomic window carries:
- a CDS encoding substrate-binding domain-containing protein: MTTVNILSGGAAQGLVRGLTDAFKAQTGFGIDGEFGAVGIMADKLRAGTQADLVILTQALLAKLAAEKLVIPSSIADVGRVETALAVRNRDPRVTVKTEADLRDVLRGSDAIYVPDTKASTAGQHVAKVLDQLGIAYETASRLKVFPNGATAMRELAASTAQRPVGCTQATEIIATEGIALSGSLPPGCELVTMYTAGVTTRAAHPQEAAALIALLTGADRKELRRQAGFTG; encoded by the coding sequence GTGACGACAGTGAACATCTTGAGCGGCGGCGCAGCGCAAGGCCTGGTGCGCGGCCTCACCGACGCCTTCAAGGCGCAGACCGGCTTCGGCATCGACGGCGAATTCGGCGCGGTCGGCATCATGGCCGACAAGCTGCGCGCGGGAACGCAGGCGGATCTCGTGATCCTGACCCAGGCGCTGCTTGCAAAGCTCGCCGCGGAAAAGCTCGTCATCCCCTCTTCGATCGCCGATGTCGGCCGGGTCGAGACAGCGCTCGCGGTCCGCAACCGCGATCCCAGGGTGACGGTGAAGACCGAAGCCGATCTGCGTGACGTGCTGCGCGGGTCTGATGCGATCTACGTGCCCGATACCAAGGCCTCGACGGCAGGACAGCACGTTGCAAAGGTGCTGGACCAGCTCGGCATCGCCTATGAGACCGCGTCACGCCTCAAGGTATTTCCGAACGGCGCAACCGCGATGCGGGAGCTTGCTGCGTCCACCGCGCAACGGCCGGTCGGCTGCACGCAGGCGACCGAGATCATCGCGACCGAGGGTATCGCGCTGTCGGGGTCGCTGCCACCGGGCTGCGAGCTCGTGACGATGTACACCGCCGGCGTCACCACGCGGGCCGCCCATCCGCAAGAGGCCGCCGCGCTGATCGCGTTGCTGACCGGCGCAGACCGGAAGGAGCTGCGCCGGCAAGCGGGCTTTACCGGCTAG
- a CDS encoding molybdopterin cofactor-binding domain-containing protein encodes MNVPSPAPKLPVSLAANPRLSSWVRFTEGRVAISPGKVEIGQGIVTALAQIAADELDVDIGRIEMIRASTAASPNEGVTSGSLSIQQSGRALRHACAEVRQRFLTAASERLGVDASLLDIDDGTIAGPGNVRTSYWELAGDVSLDHDATAGATAKSAAERAIAGHSVQRVDIPDKVFARPRFIHDYALPGLLHGCVLRPDVSGAKLIALNEEAADNVPGLLTIVRDGGFAGVVADSEAAAEAALKALGKGATWSAGEPLPDEDDLASFLRSQPVETDVIDTRTATTDRPAQTLRRQYTRPYIAHGSIAPSCAVAQWNGDRVHVWTHSQGVYLLRADLAIVLKLPAENIVVEHMEGAGCYGHNAADDVALDAVLLAKAAGGRPVRVQWSRHDEMSHAPFGAAMAIEIEADLDAGNEIIGWRHAIWSNGHAARPGRATQPALLAATEIANPYPRMISTNPPAANGGGGDRNSVPLYDLPAWTVMSHRLLTMPVRTSALRTLGAQGNVFAIESLLDEIAALRGEDPIAFRLRHLRDERAKDVIRAAARRAAWKPQKQSGIGHGVGFARYKNMGAYCAAIAEIEGTDDIRVKRLTLAVDVGEAINPDGVINQIEGGAIQATSWVLKERVRFDRSRIMSTSWTDYPILKFSEVPAVDVEIIQRPEIEPVGAGEAAHGPVTAAIANAVYDCLGVRVRDLPITRDRIIAAAELAS; translated from the coding sequence ATGAATGTGCCGTCCCCTGCCCCGAAGCTGCCCGTCAGCCTCGCAGCCAATCCAAGGCTGTCGTCCTGGGTGAGGTTTACCGAAGGCCGGGTGGCGATCTCGCCCGGCAAGGTCGAGATCGGCCAGGGCATCGTGACGGCGTTGGCCCAGATCGCCGCGGACGAGCTCGATGTCGATATTGGGCGCATCGAGATGATCCGCGCCTCGACGGCGGCCAGCCCTAACGAAGGCGTCACCTCCGGCAGCCTCTCGATCCAGCAATCCGGCCGCGCGCTGCGCCATGCCTGTGCCGAAGTCCGCCAGCGCTTCCTGACCGCGGCATCGGAACGTCTCGGCGTCGATGCGTCGCTGCTCGATATCGACGACGGCACGATCGCGGGACCCGGCAATGTCAGGACCAGCTATTGGGAGCTCGCTGGTGACGTCTCGCTCGACCACGACGCCACCGCGGGCGCGACAGCGAAGAGTGCCGCCGAGCGAGCCATCGCCGGACACTCGGTCCAAAGGGTCGACATTCCCGACAAGGTGTTCGCGCGACCGCGCTTCATCCACGACTATGCGCTGCCGGGCCTTTTGCACGGATGCGTACTACGGCCGGATGTCTCGGGCGCTAAATTGATTGCGCTCAATGAAGAGGCTGCGGACAACGTTCCAGGCCTCCTCACGATCGTCCGCGACGGCGGCTTTGCCGGCGTCGTTGCCGACAGCGAGGCAGCGGCGGAAGCCGCGCTAAAAGCCCTGGGCAAGGGCGCGACTTGGTCGGCCGGCGAGCCGCTGCCCGACGAGGATGATCTGGCGAGCTTTCTGAGGAGCCAGCCGGTCGAGACTGATGTCATCGACACCAGGACGGCGACGACGGACAGGCCGGCCCAAACCCTGCGCCGGCAATACACCCGCCCCTACATCGCACACGGCTCGATCGCGCCATCCTGCGCCGTGGCGCAATGGAATGGCGATCGCGTCCATGTCTGGACCCACAGCCAGGGCGTCTATCTGCTACGCGCCGATCTTGCGATCGTGCTCAAGCTGCCGGCCGAGAACATCGTCGTCGAGCATATGGAGGGCGCCGGCTGCTACGGACACAACGCGGCCGATGACGTCGCGCTCGATGCGGTGCTGCTGGCGAAGGCTGCCGGCGGCCGTCCGGTGCGGGTGCAATGGTCGCGCCACGACGAGATGTCCCACGCGCCGTTCGGCGCGGCCATGGCCATCGAAATCGAGGCCGATCTCGATGCGGGCAACGAAATCATCGGCTGGCGCCATGCGATCTGGAGCAACGGCCACGCAGCACGGCCGGGACGCGCGACGCAGCCCGCGCTGCTTGCGGCGACCGAGATCGCAAACCCCTACCCGCGCATGATCTCGACGAATCCGCCCGCGGCGAATGGCGGCGGCGGCGATCGCAACTCGGTGCCGCTCTATGACCTTCCAGCCTGGACGGTCATGAGCCACCGGCTGCTGACCATGCCGGTGCGCACCTCGGCGCTGCGGACGCTCGGCGCGCAAGGCAACGTGTTCGCCATCGAATCCCTGCTCGACGAGATCGCCGCCCTGCGCGGCGAAGACCCGATCGCGTTCCGTTTGCGGCATCTGCGCGACGAACGCGCCAAGGATGTCATCCGCGCCGCAGCGCGGCGCGCCGCGTGGAAGCCGCAGAAGCAGTCCGGCATCGGCCATGGCGTCGGCTTTGCCCGCTACAAGAACATGGGGGCCTACTGCGCGGCGATTGCCGAAATCGAGGGCACTGACGACATCCGCGTGAAGCGATTGACGCTTGCGGTCGATGTCGGCGAGGCCATCAATCCGGACGGCGTCATCAACCAGATCGAGGGCGGTGCCATCCAAGCGACGAGCTGGGTCCTGAAGGAGCGTGTTCGCTTCGACCGGTCGCGCATCATGTCGACCTCCTGGACGGACTATCCGATCCTGAAATTCAGCGAGGTGCCGGCGGTGGATGTCGAGATCATCCAACGGCCGGAGATCGAACCGGTCGGCGCCGGCGAAGCCGCGCACGGTCCGGTGACGGCGGCGATCGCCAATGCGGTCTACGACTGCCTCGGCGTGCGCGTGCGCGACCTGCCGATCACGCGCGACAGGATCATTGCAGCCGCGGAGCTTGCATCGTGA
- a CDS encoding (2Fe-2S)-binding protein encodes MSAIQFQLNGAATAVDVDPDRTLLDVLRGRLGVTGAHFGCGAGECGACHVMVEGRALAACDMPMWSVAGKDVVTVEGLGTVEQPHPLQRAFISEQAMQCGYCVSGILISAAALLKRNPSPTEAEVRAALDRNLCRCGSHNRMVRAVMRAASEMATS; translated from the coding sequence ATGTCCGCCATCCAATTCCAGCTCAACGGCGCGGCGACGGCCGTGGACGTCGATCCCGATCGGACGCTGCTCGATGTGCTGCGCGGCCGGCTCGGCGTCACCGGTGCACATTTCGGCTGCGGCGCCGGTGAGTGCGGTGCGTGTCACGTCATGGTCGAGGGCCGCGCGCTGGCCGCCTGCGACATGCCGATGTGGTCGGTCGCGGGCAAGGACGTCGTCACAGTGGAAGGCCTCGGCACGGTCGAACAGCCGCATCCGCTGCAACGCGCCTTCATCTCCGAGCAGGCGATGCAATGCGGCTATTGCGTCTCGGGAATCCTGATCAGCGCGGCGGCGCTGCTCAAGCGCAATCCGTCGCCGACGGAGGCCGAGGTCAGAGCGGCGCTCGATCGCAATCTGTGCCGGTGCGGATCGCATAATCGTATGGTCCGCGCGGTGATGCGGGCCGCATCGGAGATGGCGACGTCATGA
- a CDS encoding tripartite tricarboxylate transporter substrate binding protein: protein MTARRFMLALAASLLGALSAVPSLAQDYPTRAVRIVVPFGAGGPADVAARLIGNVLQESFGQPFVIENRTGAGGVIGTIEAAKAPADGYTLLMMSNTQTANESLLTLDKRKYELMRDLVPIAPVNYSDLVIVVNPQVPAKTLQEFIALAKAQPGKLNYASSGQGTPYHMAGELFKAMAGTDIVHVPYRNSGEARSGVIGGQVQMMIDAVPAMAPNIGENQVRALATTGKQRSAVLPNVPTAIEAGVPGYEATIWLGLMAPAGTPKPVIDKLNAAVNAMVKRPDIVKLWTEQGAVPMSMTPEEFEKFLRGDIEKWADVVKKFDKS from the coding sequence ATGACAGCCCGAAGGTTCATGCTGGCGCTGGCTGCCAGCCTGCTCGGGGCCCTCTCTGCAGTCCCCTCATTGGCTCAGGACTATCCCACCCGCGCGGTCCGGATCGTGGTGCCCTTTGGCGCCGGCGGACCGGCGGACGTCGCGGCACGGCTGATCGGCAACGTCCTCCAGGAGAGCTTTGGCCAGCCTTTCGTGATCGAGAACCGCACCGGGGCTGGCGGTGTGATCGGCACGATCGAAGCGGCGAAAGCACCCGCCGACGGCTACACGCTGTTGATGATGTCCAACACCCAGACCGCGAATGAATCGCTGCTGACCCTGGACAAGCGCAAATATGAATTGATGCGCGACCTCGTGCCGATTGCGCCGGTGAACTATTCCGACCTCGTCATCGTGGTGAACCCGCAAGTTCCCGCGAAGACACTGCAGGAGTTCATCGCGCTCGCCAAGGCGCAACCGGGCAAATTGAACTACGCCTCTTCCGGCCAGGGCACGCCCTATCACATGGCGGGCGAGCTGTTCAAAGCCATGGCCGGAACTGACATCGTCCACGTCCCCTATCGCAACAGCGGCGAGGCACGCAGCGGCGTGATCGGCGGACAGGTACAGATGATGATCGACGCCGTGCCGGCGATGGCCCCGAACATCGGCGAAAACCAGGTCCGCGCACTCGCCACCACCGGCAAGCAGCGCTCGGCGGTGCTGCCGAACGTGCCGACCGCGATCGAGGCCGGAGTGCCCGGCTATGAGGCGACGATCTGGCTCGGCCTGATGGCGCCCGCGGGGACGCCGAAGCCCGTCATCGACAAGCTCAATGCGGCCGTCAACGCAATGGTGAAGCGACCCGACATCGTCAAGCTCTGGACCGAGCAGGGTGCCGTCCCCATGTCGATGACACCGGAGGAATTCGAGAAATTCCTGCGCGGCGACATCGAGAAATGGGCCGACGTCGTCAAGAAGTTTGACAAGAGCTGA
- a CDS encoding molybdopterin oxidoreductase family protein, whose product MNQHAKIEIRHSTCPHDCPSACALDVEVVEGRSIGRVRGSKKQTYTAGVVCAKVARYAERIHHPERVIFPMRRIGPKGSGQFARISWDEALDEIADRFNQAEREFGAESIWPYYYAGTMGLVMRDGLNRLTHVKKYSRFYQTICANVARIGFAIGTGKIAGVDPREMALSDLVVIWGTNPVNTQVNVMTHAARARKERGAKIAAVDIYDNDTMKQADIKIILRPGTDGAFACGVMHVLFRDGYADRAYMDKYTDCPDELEAHLKTRTPEWASAISGVPVSEIEAFARAVGETKRTFLRLGYGFTRSRNGATQMHAALCISAVTGAWQYEGGGAFFNNYALWHFNESIIEGHDAIDKTTRALDQSQIGRILTGDAEALHGKGPVKAMLIQNTNPMTVAPEQALVRQGFAREDLFVVVHEQFMTETAAMADIVLPATMFMEHDDLYYGGGHQHISVGPKLIDPPGECRSNHEVLQALAPRLGAKHPGFELTPRELIDATLKLSDHGDIAGLEADLWRDLQPDFRTSHYLDGFAHADKKFHFRADWAHPPFGQTMGDFDKMPDLPDHWAVIEHTDQVHPFRLATSPSRSFLNTTFNETPSSQAREGRASVMIHPLDAAALGIADGDAVTLGNTRGETTLVAALFEGVRRGVLVAESVHPNKNHVGGRGINMLTGADTIAPIGGAAFHDNKVWIRKAIYV is encoded by the coding sequence ATGAACCAGCACGCCAAGATCGAAATTCGCCATTCGACCTGTCCGCATGATTGCCCCTCGGCCTGCGCCCTCGATGTCGAGGTGGTCGAGGGACGCAGCATCGGCCGCGTCCGCGGTTCGAAGAAGCAGACTTATACGGCCGGCGTCGTCTGCGCCAAGGTCGCCCGCTACGCCGAGCGCATCCATCATCCTGAAAGGGTGATATTTCCGATGCGCCGCATCGGGCCGAAGGGCTCCGGACAGTTTGCTCGGATCTCCTGGGATGAGGCGCTGGACGAGATCGCCGATCGCTTCAACCAGGCCGAGCGCGAGTTCGGCGCGGAATCGATCTGGCCCTATTACTACGCCGGCACGATGGGGCTGGTGATGCGCGATGGCCTCAACCGCCTCACCCATGTGAAGAAATATTCGCGCTTCTATCAGACCATCTGCGCCAATGTCGCGCGTATCGGATTCGCGATCGGCACCGGCAAGATCGCCGGCGTCGATCCGCGCGAGATGGCGCTGTCCGACCTCGTGGTGATCTGGGGCACCAATCCCGTCAACACCCAGGTCAACGTGATGACGCACGCTGCCCGCGCGCGCAAGGAGCGCGGCGCGAAGATCGCGGCGGTTGACATCTACGACAACGACACCATGAAGCAGGCTGACATCAAGATCATCCTGCGGCCCGGCACCGATGGCGCCTTCGCCTGCGGCGTGATGCATGTCCTGTTCCGCGACGGCTATGCCGACCGCGCCTACATGGACAAATATACCGATTGCCCGGATGAGCTCGAGGCGCATCTGAAGACGCGCACGCCCGAATGGGCCTCGGCCATCTCAGGCGTGCCGGTGTCGGAGATCGAGGCCTTTGCCAGGGCCGTCGGCGAGACCAAGCGGACCTTCCTGCGTCTCGGTTACGGCTTCACCCGCTCGCGCAACGGCGCGACTCAGATGCACGCAGCGCTGTGCATTTCCGCGGTGACGGGCGCCTGGCAATATGAAGGCGGCGGCGCGTTCTTCAACAATTACGCGCTATGGCACTTCAACGAATCCATCATCGAAGGCCACGACGCCATCGACAAGACCACGCGTGCGCTCGACCAATCGCAGATCGGCCGCATCCTCACCGGCGACGCCGAAGCCCTGCACGGCAAGGGCCCGGTCAAGGCGATGCTGATCCAGAACACCAACCCCATGACGGTGGCGCCGGAGCAGGCGCTGGTACGGCAGGGCTTTGCGCGCGAGGATCTGTTCGTCGTGGTGCACGAGCAGTTCATGACCGAGACCGCCGCGATGGCCGACATCGTGCTGCCGGCGACCATGTTCATGGAGCATGACGACCTCTATTACGGCGGTGGCCATCAGCACATCTCGGTCGGGCCGAAGCTGATCGATCCGCCCGGCGAGTGCCGCTCCAACCACGAGGTGTTGCAGGCACTGGCGCCGCGGCTTGGCGCGAAGCATCCGGGCTTCGAGCTGACGCCGCGCGAATTGATCGATGCGACGCTGAAGCTCAGCGACCACGGCGACATCGCCGGGCTCGAAGCCGATCTCTGGCGCGACCTGCAACCGGATTTCCGCACCTCGCATTATCTCGACGGCTTTGCCCATGCCGACAAGAAATTCCACTTCAGGGCGGACTGGGCGCATCCGCCGTTCGGCCAGACCATGGGTGATTTCGACAAGATGCCTGATCTGCCGGACCATTGGGCGGTGATCGAGCACACCGACCAGGTCCATCCGTTCCGGCTCGCGACCAGCCCCTCGCGCAGCTTCCTCAACACCACGTTCAACGAGACGCCATCCTCGCAGGCGCGCGAGGGCAGGGCCAGCGTGATGATCCATCCCCTGGATGCCGCCGCGCTGGGCATCGCCGATGGCGATGCGGTGACGCTCGGCAATACGCGCGGTGAGACCACGCTGGTCGCTGCGCTGTTCGAGGGCGTGCGGCGCGGCGTGCTGGTCGCCGAATCCGTTCACCCGAACAAGAATCATGTTGGCGGCCGCGGCATCAACATGCTGACGGGCGCGGACACCATCGCGCCGATCGGCGGCGCTGCATTCCACGACAACAAGGTCTGGATCAGGAAGGCTATTTACGTCTAA
- a CDS encoding caspase family protein, whose amino-acid sequence MRAALVLLLAGLVVLSGGTASRAADAAKIALVIGNARYPDNELVLSDVANDAQDVAEELKRDGFVVDRQSNLTGDAMRQVLDRFYARIERGAVALIFFDGFAIQSNRQTYLLPVDAQIWTEPDVSRDGFSLDTILAEVNTRGAAIKIALIDASRRNPFERRFRRYSAGLAPAIAPNNSLVLYSAALGAVTASGKTDRSLFVSELLREMRAPNISAEQALTNTKNGVVAATNREQVPWLSSSLTTEFSFAGTVTRPPDNKAQARPDTQTQEPQRPACEVPQVAPAPTADELARDPVIADLSRKIAANANDLASRYKRGQVYAIKRAYALAMQDFDVVIRRAPRDGEALNNRCWTRAATGDLQGALADCNLALQVNPGLSDALDSRGLVNLKLGRTTEAIKDYTDAIQRNPRSSSSLFGRGVATRKSGGDGATDIAQAKSMNPDIAKEFAGYGVTECVP is encoded by the coding sequence ATGCGCGCCGCACTTGTGTTGTTGCTGGCCGGGCTGGTCGTGCTAAGCGGCGGCACCGCCAGCCGCGCGGCCGATGCCGCGAAGATCGCGCTCGTGATCGGCAATGCGAGATATCCGGACAATGAACTCGTGCTCAGCGACGTCGCCAACGACGCACAGGACGTCGCCGAGGAATTGAAGCGCGACGGTTTCGTCGTCGACAGGCAGAGTAACCTCACGGGCGATGCCATGCGACAGGTGCTGGATCGCTTCTACGCCCGCATCGAACGCGGCGCGGTAGCGCTGATCTTCTTCGACGGCTTCGCCATCCAGTCCAACCGGCAGACCTACCTGCTACCGGTCGACGCGCAAATCTGGACCGAGCCTGATGTCTCGCGCGACGGCTTCAGCCTCGACACCATTCTCGCCGAGGTGAACACGCGCGGCGCCGCGATCAAGATCGCATTGATCGACGCCTCGCGCCGCAACCCGTTCGAGCGGCGTTTCCGCCGCTATTCGGCCGGCCTTGCGCCGGCGATCGCGCCGAACAATTCGCTCGTGCTCTACTCGGCCGCGCTCGGCGCGGTCACGGCCAGCGGCAAGACCGATCGCAGCCTGTTCGTCTCCGAGCTGCTCCGCGAGATGCGCGCGCCGAACATCAGCGCCGAGCAGGCCTTGACCAACACCAAGAACGGCGTGGTCGCTGCCACCAACCGCGAGCAGGTGCCGTGGCTGTCCTCCTCGCTGACGACGGAATTCTCATTCGCGGGTACCGTCACGCGACCACCGGACAACAAGGCTCAGGCCAGGCCGGACACCCAGACGCAGGAGCCGCAGAGGCCGGCCTGCGAGGTGCCGCAAGTAGCGCCCGCCCCAACCGCCGACGAGTTGGCAAGAGATCCAGTCATCGCCGACCTCAGTCGCAAGATCGCGGCCAATGCCAACGACCTCGCGTCACGCTACAAGCGCGGCCAGGTCTACGCGATCAAGCGCGCCTATGCGCTCGCCATGCAGGATTTCGACGTCGTGATCCGCCGCGCTCCCAGGGATGGGGAAGCGCTGAACAACCGCTGCTGGACCCGGGCTGCGACCGGCGACCTGCAGGGCGCGCTCGCCGACTGCAATCTCGCACTGCAGGTCAATCCCGGATTGAGCGATGCGCTCGACAGCCGCGGGCTCGTCAACCTCAAGCTCGGGCGGACCACCGAGGCGATCAAAGATTACACCGACGCGATCCAGCGCAACCCGCGCTCCTCATCCTCGCTGTTCGGCCGCGGCGTCGCCACCCGCAAGAGCGGCGGCGACGGCGCCACCGACATCGCGCAGGCGAAGTCGATGAACCCTGATATCGCGAAGGAGTTCGCGGGCTACGGCGTCACGGAGTGCGTGCCTTGA
- a CDS encoding enoyl-CoA hydratase/isomerase family protein, whose translation MTNSIGVITEKRGQAFWITINRPEKRNALNGDVIAGITKGYRDAHDDKDVRVIVLTGAGDKAFCAGADLQNSGAAFAMDHSKPNVDYADLLRLSQNSTKPAIARVGGVCMAGGMGLLCMTDMAIAADHVIFGLPEVKVGVFPMQVLSLLQRIAPPRLVNEWALTGEPFDARAALGAGLLNYVVPTAELDAKVDWLIGRIVDKSPTAIRRGKYAMRAIASMSFDESIAYTESQIALLAMTEDAKEGLKAFSEKRKPVWTGR comes from the coding sequence ATGACCAACTCCATTGGCGTCATCACCGAGAAGCGCGGGCAGGCGTTCTGGATTACCATCAACCGGCCGGAGAAACGCAACGCGCTGAACGGCGACGTCATCGCCGGTATCACCAAAGGCTATCGCGACGCGCATGACGACAAGGACGTCCGCGTCATCGTGCTGACGGGCGCGGGCGACAAGGCGTTCTGCGCGGGCGCCGACTTGCAGAATTCCGGCGCGGCTTTCGCGATGGATCATTCCAAACCAAATGTCGACTATGCTGATCTGTTACGTTTGTCACAGAACTCCACCAAGCCAGCGATTGCGCGGGTCGGCGGCGTCTGCATGGCCGGCGGCATGGGCCTGTTGTGCATGACCGACATGGCGATTGCGGCCGACCACGTCATCTTCGGCCTGCCGGAGGTGAAGGTCGGCGTGTTCCCGATGCAGGTCTTGAGCCTGCTCCAGCGCATCGCGCCGCCGCGGCTCGTCAACGAATGGGCGCTCACGGGCGAGCCGTTCGACGCCAGGGCCGCGCTGGGCGCAGGCCTTCTCAACTACGTCGTGCCCACAGCCGAGCTCGATGCCAAGGTCGATTGGCTAATCGGCCGCATCGTCGACAAATCGCCGACCGCGATCCGCCGCGGCAAATACGCCATGCGCGCGATCGCCTCGATGTCGTTCGACGAGAGCATCGCCTACACCGAAAGCCAGATCGCGTTGCTCGCGATGACCGAGGACGCCAAGGAAGGCCTGAAGGCGTTCAGCGAGAAGCGCAAGCCGGTCTGGACGGGGAGGTGA
- a CDS encoding heme-binding protein produces the protein MAELTLEIARKILDAAFAKAGELKLKPLVVTILDARGVLKLAAAQDGTSLMRAEIAHGKAYGALAMGMGSRALFQRAQEQAYFIDAVNTIAKGALVPVPGGVLIMDGSTLLGAVGVSGDTSDNDEACAVAGIQTAGLKANAG, from the coding sequence ATGGCTGAACTCACGCTCGAAATCGCCCGCAAGATCCTCGACGCTGCCTTCGCCAAGGCCGGCGAGCTGAAGCTGAAGCCGCTGGTCGTCACCATCCTCGACGCACGCGGCGTGCTCAAGCTCGCGGCGGCGCAGGACGGCACAAGCCTGATGCGCGCCGAGATCGCGCACGGCAAGGCCTATGGCGCGCTTGCCATGGGCATGGGCTCACGCGCGCTGTTCCAGCGCGCCCAGGAGCAGGCCTATTTCATCGACGCCGTGAACACCATCGCCAAGGGCGCGCTGGTGCCGGTCCCCGGCGGCGTGCTGATCATGGACGGCTCGACGCTGCTCGGCGCCGTCGGCGTCTCCGGCGACACCTCCGACAATGACGAAGCCTGCGCGGTCGCGGGTATCCAGACGGCGGGATTGAAGGCGAACGCGGGGTAG